A region of Lycium barbarum isolate Lr01 chromosome 3, ASM1917538v2, whole genome shotgun sequence DNA encodes the following proteins:
- the LOC132630489 gene encoding uncharacterized protein LOC132630489, with protein MAGSCNATMQKFHLDLYCGIFYRTKLQEFFRGRYRRKCFWLPEHEAHVAQNFEKKAGQLLKGALGRVREEQAKPDWIRPEAYNKLLQYWPSDEFKKQSEKGKLARNSTKGGSLHTSGAKSHAAVRKELELKEKRILSQDEAFRITHVKKKKNSEEPDKWVEERAKQSYIQFQQSRAELCSSLPPGTELTDEQLNELWMATVGGPTRFGTTYGMANRAFCKFQSPLQGIGSSNDAWSSDRASVMAMEQKIVELSIQLQASESRERRRDEQLQAAEDRERRRDEQFAGMKAQLDLLLSSRAIPLYPDDARSSKHRPPHSQSRSRHREVGQEHRLVDESSSGGDEF; from the exons ATGGCGGGATCTTGTAATGCAACAATGCAGAAGTTCCATCTAGACCTTTATTGCGGAA TTTTTTACCGGACAAAGCTTCAAGAATTCTTTCGCGGACGATACAGG AGAAAGTGTTTCTGGCTCCCGGAACATGAAGCTCATGTCGCCCAAAACTTTGAGAAAAAAGCAGGGCAGCTGCTAAAGGGTGCATTAGGAAGGGTTCGTGAAGAACAAGCAAAGCCTGATTGGATCCGTCCTGAGGCCTATAACAAGCTATTGCAGTACTGGCCGTCTGATGAATTTAAGAAACAAAGTGAAAAAGGGAAGCTAGCCAGAAATTCTACAAAGGGTGGCTCCCTACACACTAGTGGGGCTAAGAGCCATGCGGCTGTGAGGAAGGAGTTG GAACTCAAAGAAAAGAGGATATTGTCTCAAGATGAGGCATTCAGAATCACTcatgtgaagaagaagaaaaacagtGAAGAACCAGACAAATGGGTCGAGGAACGGGCTAAGCAGTCCTAC ATTCAATTTCAACAATCACGGGCTGAGTTATGCAGCAGTCTGCCACCTGGCACAGAGCTTACAGATGAACAATTGAATGAACTTTGGATGGCGACTGTTGGTGGCCCCACTAGGTTTGGCACAACTTATGGAATGGCAAATAGAGCATTTTGTAAATTCCAGTCGCCCCTGCAAGGCATAGGTTCTTCCAATGATGCTTGGTCGTCAGATAGAGCGAGTGTTATGGCCATGGAGCAGAAGATTGTTGAGCTATCTATCCAGTTACAGGCCTCGGAGTCTAGGGAGAGGCGGAGGGACGAGCAGCTACAGGCTGCGGAGGACAGGGAGAGACGGAGGGACGAGCAATTTGCTGGTATGAAAGCTCAATTAGACTTATTACTTTCTTCGAGGGCGATTCCCCTTTATCCTGATGACGCTCGTAGCTCCAAGCATCGACCTCCCCATTCTCAATCTAGGTCACGACATCGAGAGGTTGGTCAAGAACACAGACTTGTAGATGAGTCAAGTAGTGGTGGTGATGAGTTTTAA